The genomic interval GTTGTTTACAGCCAGCATAATATACTTCTGGTTCATACCCCAGGCATCCGGCAGATGCGTGATGAATGAGCCATCAATCATATACCAAAGCTCTTTGTCGTTTTGCAACTTTTCATCTAAAATAGAGTAGATAACGGCTCCGCTTTCGCCAACGGTATAGCTACCAAACTCTGTGAAGATGTGAGGCACCGGCACCAGATTTTTCTCACAAATCCACTGGATGTTTTCAATCACCTGTTCAACCATGTACTCATAATCATACTCAAAGGTGAGTGAAGTTTTGATCGGGAAACCGCCACCAATATCTATTGTATCCAGTTCCGGACAGATTTTTTTCAGTTCGCAATACTTATATACAAAACGGCTCAGTTCGCTCCAGTAATAGGCACTGTCTTTCATTCCGGTATTAATGAAGAAATGCAGCATTTTGAGCTTATACTTAGGATTATTGGCAATCCGGTTTTTATACAGATCAATTACATCATTATACCGGATACCTAAGCGGGAAGTATAGAACTCAAAGTTAGGCTCCTCATCAGCAGCGATACGGATACCTAACTGCATATTTCCTTCTACTTTTTCATCATAAGCATCTAACTCTCTAAGGTTATCCAGAATCGGAACACAATTGTGGAAGCCATTATTCAGCAGTTCGCTCACATACGTGGTATACAATTCACGTTTGTATCCATTGCAAATAACGTAGGTATCTTTAGAGATTTTGCCTCTTTTGAAAAGCTCATTTACAATCGCAATATCATACGCAGAAGAAGTTTCCAGGTGTATATTGTTTTTTAAGGCTTCTTCCAACACAAACTGAAAATGCGACGACTTGGTACAATAACAGTAGGTATAGGAACCTTTATATCTGAATTTTTTAATAGCGTTATTAAAAATCTCTTTCGCATACTGGATATGCTCACTTATTTTTGGCAGATACGTTAACTTCAAAGGCGTGCCATATTCTTTAATAATATCCATCAGGGGCACTTCATTGAAGTATAGCTCATTATTTACCACCCGGAACTCTTCGGTCGGAAAATCGAACGTTTGCTCAATCAGGTCAATATAGCTCTGCATGGGCGGCCTGGCCGGTTTTTTGGCTTTGATAAAAGTTTCTGGTTTCAATTGAATATCAGATTATTTTAAGGATGCGAAAATGGGATAATTTTGTAATCTTTGCAAAGCTGAATTATGAAAACTGATAGTTTGCAAAGACGTGAGTAAGGAGAAAATCATTAGTATACTCAGAAAAGCGTATTCGTATTTTTACAGAAATTCAGACACGCAAGGGTGGGCAATACAGGCCAAAACTTAATAAAGTGCAGAGGGATAAGTAATTAAAAACGATGCAGAGTATTTTCAATGTATGAATAATAAATGGATTCGGATTCGTTTTTGAAACGCACGTAAAGATAGGATTGTTCCTCCTAAGATTGTTAATTTTTTATGAATTTGCTTAAAAAATAATTGATTTTCTAATATCTATACTAATTTTTTCAATCCATTGATAGTCAGTGAAAAGAAATGTAATTCGCTGAAATTCTATCATAATAACCCATATAAACTAACGACGCTATTCTCTTTATGATTGATATAGAATCTTCACTGCAACAGACCATCGGACAAGGATTTAAAGAACTTTTTGGAACAGAAGTACCCGTTACAGACATTAGCCTGCAGCCTACCCGCAAAGATTTTGAGGGTACTCATACCTTTGTAACATTCCCTTTTGCCAAAGCCGCTAAAAAAAATCCGGCAGAAACTGCCCGTTTGCTGGGAGAATACCTCAAAGAAAAAAGCCATCTGATTAGTTCTTTCAATGTCGTACAAGGTTTTCTTAACTTAAGTATTGCAGATGAAGCCTGGATAGAAGTTTTCAAAAGTATGGCTGCTGATCCGGAATTTGGTATGCAGCCTTCCAATGGCCAAACGGTGATGGTAGAATACTCTTCACCTAATACCAATAAACCGCTGCATCTGGGACATTTACGCAATAACTTTTTAGGCTATTCTGTGGCTCAGATTCTGGAAGCCAACGGATACAAAGTGATAAAAGCAAATCTGGTGAACGACCGGGGCATTCATATTTGTAAATCCATGCTGGCGTACGAAAAATTCGGCAATGGCGAAAACCCCGAATCTTCTGGTCTGAAAGGCGATCATTTAGTTGGAGATTATTATGTGAAGTTTGAAAATGAAAGAAGAAAGCAATGGAATAATATAAAAGAAAAAGCCGAAAGAGAATATAAAAAAATGTATCTTCCTCATAAAGAAAGAGAAAGAAAGCAGATTGATATTATTACTAAAGTGATAATTGATACTTATAAGTCTGACAATGAAAATGCTAAACCAGTATCAATAGATGAATACGATAAATTAATAAGATCATTATTAGAAAAGAAATACAATGATATTATTAGTAATCCAAGTTATATAGGAAACACTTTTGAATCCCTTCTTAAAGATGAGCCACATGTAGAAATTCCTTATGAAGTCAAAGAGTTTCTTAATGAAGAATTTCAAAAATTGATAAATGAAAGTGAAAGATTAGTACCATTAATATATGAAGCGCAGCAAATGCTGGTAAAATGGGAAAAAGGGGATGAAGAAACTGTAGCCTTATGGCGGAAAATGAACGGATGGGTATATGAAGGTTTCGACCAGACTTACAAACGCATGGGCGTGGATTTTGATAAAATGTATTACGAATCCAATACCTATGTGCTGGGAAAAGATATTGTAGAAGAAGGCCTGGCTAAAGGTGTATTCTTTAAAAAAGAAAATGGCTCAGTATGGATAGACCTGACCGCAGAAGGACTGGACGAAAAACTGGTACTACGGGCTGACGGCACATCTGTATATATTACCCAGGATCTGGGAACCGCCGACCTGAAATACAAGGATTTTGGCATGGACAAATCCATTTATGTGGTAGGCAATGAACAGGATTATCATTTTAATGTACTGTTTGCCATTCTGAAAAAATTAGGCAAACACTATGCGGAGGGTTCTTATCACTTATCGTATGGCATGGTAGATTTACCCACCGGCCGTATGAAATCCCGGGAAGGAACCGTAGTTGATGCCGACGATCTAATGGAAGAAATGGTACAAACGGCCACTATCCGTACACAGGAACTGGGTAAAATTGAAGAATTTACAGAAGAAGGAGCCAAAGTATTATATGAAATGCTGGGAATCGGTGCATTAAAGTATTTTCTGCTCAAAGTAGACCCCAGAAAACGTATGCTATTCAATCCAGATGAAGCCATCGAACTACAGGGACACACAGCTACATTTATTCAGTATACGCATGCCCGTATTTCTACCATTTTGCGAAAAAGCGAACAGACGGGTGTTGAAAAGCAATTTAGCAGCTTAACCAGACTACATCCGGTAGAGCGGGATGTAATTGCCTTACTCGCTACTCTTCCTGATAGAATAAAGGAAGCTGGCAATAATTATACACCTTCTGTACTTTCGCAGTATGCGTATGAACTGGCAAAGGAATATAATCGTTTTTTTGCTGAAGTATCTATTTTTAATGCAGATACAGCGGAAGAAAAAAGCTTCCGGGTAGCATTATCTGCACAAGTAGGTAAAACAATTCGCAAGTCGATGAGTTTACTGGGTATCCAGGTGCCGGAGCGGATGTAGAAAGAGTAAATTCGTGAAAGATTCTGGGTTTATTTCTGAACTCTGCGGCTTACTTAGTATATTTAAGTGGAAAATTGAGTGTTCAGAAACCTGGACTTAAAATTGGAGATACTGATGAATAAAAATAAACAATAACCATAAAACTTAGTTAAACACTACATTCTAAACCCTGAACAAATATGAAACTCTTTTCTTTCTCATTTCTGATGCTGATTGCCGGCATTGGTTTATTGTACAAAACTTCTACTACCGATGCCGTAAACATGGGTGAAAAACCAAAACAATCTTTCTACGATTTTAAACTAAACTCTATTGAAGGAAAGCCTATCGATTTTAAAAAGTACAAAGGCAAAAAAGTATTGCTGGTAAATGTGGCTTCTAAATGCGGATTTACACCTCAATATGGCGAACTGGAAGAATTGCACGAAAAATACGGCGATAAACTGGTAATCTTAGGTTTTCCGGCCAATAATTTCAAAGAGCAGGAACCAGGCAGTAACGAAGAAATTGCTGAATTCTGCCAGAAAAATTATGGCGTAAAATTCCAGATGTTTGAGAAAATATCTGTTGTTGGGGAAGACCAGCATCCCTTATACCAGTGGTTATCCAAAAAAGAACTGAATGGCTGGAATGACCAGGCACCTAAATGGAATTTCTCCAAATACCTGATTAATGAAAAAGGCGAATTAGTAAAATTCTTCGAATCTAAAGTGAAACCCACCAGTGAGGAAGTGTTGAGCGCTATTAACAGCTAATCAACATTCTGTTCAATAAAATTTATAAACCCGCAGGCTTTCAAAACTTGCGGGTTTTGTTTAATTATAGATATAGATAGAGCGCAATTTTTGGAAAACTTCTAATTTCGTATTTATAATTTTTGACCAATGACAACTGACTAATGACATGAACCTTAAAGCCTGGCTTTCTGCATTCCGCTTACGAACCTTACCACTAGCTTTATCCAGCATTGGAATGGGCAGCTTTCTGGCTGCTTCCCATCAACAATTTGATCTCAGTATTTTTATCCTTTGTGCCCTCACTACTATATTACTACAAATTCTTTCTAACCTTGCTAATGATTATGGTGATTCGATACATGGAGCCGATAACATAGAAAGACAAGGACCACAACGGGCGGTACAATCCGGGCAGATTTCACGTAGGCAGATGGGAACAGCTATTATTGTTTGTGCCTTGCTGGCGTTTGGCACAGGTATTTATTTGTTGTATGAAGCTTTAAAAGACGCATCCAGAAATACTATTCTGTTATTTTTAGGATTAGGTATTCTTTCCATTATTGCCGCCATCACCTACACAGCAGGAAAAAAACCTTATGGATATGCTGGCCTGGGTGATGTATCGGTATTATTATTTTTTGGCTGGGTGGGCGTAATAGGCACCTTTTATCTCCATACCCAGGAGTACCACTGGCTTACTTTACTACCTGCTACCAGTTGTGGTTTATTTGCAGTCGCTGTTCTAAACATAAATAATATCCGTGATATAGAATCGGATAAAAAGGCTGGTAAACTTTCTATTCCAGTTCGCTTGGGAAAATCCAGAGCTGTATTGTACCATTGGATATTGCTTGCTTTGGGAGTAGCTTGTGCGGTATGGTATGTGGTATTTACTTATAATAACATATTCCAGTTTCTTTTCCTGTTAAGTATACCTTTATTATGGAAAAATGCTAGCGGTGTGTGGCGCAAACACAAAGCCTCAGAACTTGATCCATATCTGAAACAAATGGCACTCACTACCCTATTTTTTATCCTCACTTTTGGAATCGGCCAGCTTGTTCATCTATAGTAACTAGGACAAATGTTCTAAAATGGCTACTTTTATAGGATGAAAACGCGGGATAAAATTTTAGATACATCACTTCATTTATTTAATGTACAAGGTATAGATCCCATAACTGTACGGCATGTAGCCAAAGAAATGGGAATAAGTCATGGAAACTTGTGCTATCATTTTCCCAGGAAGGAAGATATTATCCAGCAACTGTATTTGAATTTAGTAGCAGAATTAGATAGAGAAATCCATCAACTACAAGCACAAACTCCACAACTAGAACTAATTTTAGCTTCTATCAAGACAACGTTTGCCATTCAGTATAAATATAAATTTATCCTTATTGATTTTGTAGCTATTATGCGAAATATTCCGGCTATCCGGACGCATTTTCGGGAGCTGTTTAT from Rhodocytophaga rosea carries:
- a CDS encoding type III PLP-dependent enzyme domain-containing protein: MQSYIDLIEQTFDFPTEEFRVVNNELYFNEVPLMDIIKEYGTPLKLTYLPKISEHIQYAKEIFNNAIKKFRYKGSYTYCYCTKSSHFQFVLEEALKNNIHLETSSAYDIAIVNELFKRGKISKDTYVICNGYKRELYTTYVSELLNNGFHNCVPILDNLRELDAYDEKVEGNMQLGIRIAADEEPNFEFYTSRLGIRYNDVIDLYKNRIANNPKYKLKMLHFFINTGMKDSAYYWSELSRFVYKYCELKKICPELDTIDIGGGFPIKTSLTFEYDYEYMVEQVIENIQWICEKNLVPVPHIFTEFGSYTVGESGAVIYSILDEKLQNDKELWYMIDGSFITHLPDAWGMNQKYIMLAVNNWDNTYHKVNLGGLTCDSMDYYNSEAHTSEVFLPVIEENEKLYIGFFHTGAYQESLGGYGGIQHCLIPAPKHVIIDRDSTGKVITRLFAPEQDSESMLKILGFRQ
- the argS gene encoding arginine--tRNA ligase, which translates into the protein MIDIESSLQQTIGQGFKELFGTEVPVTDISLQPTRKDFEGTHTFVTFPFAKAAKKNPAETARLLGEYLKEKSHLISSFNVVQGFLNLSIADEAWIEVFKSMAADPEFGMQPSNGQTVMVEYSSPNTNKPLHLGHLRNNFLGYSVAQILEANGYKVIKANLVNDRGIHICKSMLAYEKFGNGENPESSGLKGDHLVGDYYVKFENERRKQWNNIKEKAEREYKKMYLPHKERERKQIDIITKVIIDTYKSDNENAKPVSIDEYDKLIRSLLEKKYNDIISNPSYIGNTFESLLKDEPHVEIPYEVKEFLNEEFQKLINESERLVPLIYEAQQMLVKWEKGDEETVALWRKMNGWVYEGFDQTYKRMGVDFDKMYYESNTYVLGKDIVEEGLAKGVFFKKENGSVWIDLTAEGLDEKLVLRADGTSVYITQDLGTADLKYKDFGMDKSIYVVGNEQDYHFNVLFAILKKLGKHYAEGSYHLSYGMVDLPTGRMKSREGTVVDADDLMEEMVQTATIRTQELGKIEEFTEEGAKVLYEMLGIGALKYFLLKVDPRKRMLFNPDEAIELQGHTATFIQYTHARISTILRKSEQTGVEKQFSSLTRLHPVERDVIALLATLPDRIKEAGNNYTPSVLSQYAYELAKEYNRFFAEVSIFNADTAEEKSFRVALSAQVGKTIRKSMSLLGIQVPERM
- a CDS encoding glutathione peroxidase, with the protein product MKLFSFSFLMLIAGIGLLYKTSTTDAVNMGEKPKQSFYDFKLNSIEGKPIDFKKYKGKKVLLVNVASKCGFTPQYGELEELHEKYGDKLVILGFPANNFKEQEPGSNEEIAEFCQKNYGVKFQMFEKISVVGEDQHPLYQWLSKKELNGWNDQAPKWNFSKYLINEKGELVKFFESKVKPTSEEVLSAINS
- a CDS encoding 1,4-dihydroxy-2-naphthoate polyprenyltransferase gives rise to the protein MNLKAWLSAFRLRTLPLALSSIGMGSFLAASHQQFDLSIFILCALTTILLQILSNLANDYGDSIHGADNIERQGPQRAVQSGQISRRQMGTAIIVCALLAFGTGIYLLYEALKDASRNTILLFLGLGILSIIAAITYTAGKKPYGYAGLGDVSVLLFFGWVGVIGTFYLHTQEYHWLTLLPATSCGLFAVAVLNINNIRDIESDKKAGKLSIPVRLGKSRAVLYHWILLALGVACAVWYVVFTYNNIFQFLFLLSIPLLWKNASGVWRKHKASELDPYLKQMALTTLFFILTFGIGQLVHL
- a CDS encoding TetR/AcrR family transcriptional regulator produces the protein MKTRDKILDTSLHLFNVQGIDPITVRHVAKEMGISHGNLCYHFPRKEDIIQQLYLNLVAELDREIHQLQAQTPQLELILASIKTTFAIQYKYKFILIDFVAIMRNIPAIRTHFRELFIRRQQEFSALIQYMIKAGYFRDEYYTGQYRQFITSFYLIGDFWIAESEILFEGTDAAKLEHYTQLALSLVFPYLTDKGQQELLSVTTASNRESNNNIEVKRG